AGATCCACAAACTTCGCCTTGTTCTCTCTCGCCTTCTTGATGGCGTCCTTCGGTCCCATACACGCTCCTTTCGCCGCGACCCCCTTCCGGGTCCGCCGCCGCCCTCACTCTATATCAACTTCCCGGCTCCGGCTGTCGGCCGTGGTCCGCACATGCTCGACAGAGGAGTGGGCGGAGACGGCGGGGGCGGGCCCGGAGGCGCCCTCCCTCCCGACCGACGGCCCCTGGGGCCGATCGCTGACAAACCGTTTCGCGGTCAAGGAAAGGACCCGCGGAGGAAGGCGGAGTCTCGCCCTCGGCCCATGTGGGGAGCGGGCGGGAGGGTTGCGCGTGCCGGGATCTACGCTAGACTGAGCCCCATGCCTCCCCTTTCACGACGTGAGTTTCTGGGTTCGACCGCCGCATCGGTGGCTGCACTCTCCCTTCCAGGTTTCGCGCTCTCTGACGACCGTCTCGGAGGGATCGAGGCGGAGATTCAGAAGCGCCACGAGGAGGGCGTGCAGCGCCTCCAGGAATGGGTGAGGCAGCCGTCGATCGCCGCTGAGAGCAGGGGGATGGCGGAGGGCTGCGAGCTCATGATGCGGCTGGCGCGGGAGGCCGGCTTCCAGGCCGTCACCCGCATGTCTACGGATGGGCAGCCCGGGGTCTTCGCCACCCTGGACGCCGGCGCGGCGCGGACGGTCGGGCTCTACTTCATGTACGACGTCAAGCAGGTCGACCCCTCCGAGTGGTCTTCGCCGCCGTGGGCGGCTGCCCTCGTCGACAAGCCCGGATTCGGCAAGGTCCTCATGGGTCGGGGCGCCGTGAACCAGAAGGGGCCGCAGGCCGCCTTCTTGGCCGCCCTGCACGCGATCCGCGGTGCGGGCAAGAAGCTGCCCGTCAACCTCGTTCTCGTGGCGGAGGGTGAGGAGGAGATCGGCTCGCCGCATTTCTCCCAGGTTGTGAGGCGGCCGGAAGTGAGCGCCGCCCTCGCCCGGTGCGCGGGTGTCTTCATGCCCTCCGCCGCCCAGGACCCCGACGGCACGGTGACGGTCTCGCTCGGTGCCAAGGGGGTCGTCGAACTCGAGCTCGTCGCGAGCGGCGAGAAATGGGGCCGGGGCCCCAAGAAGGACGTTCACTCCAGCAACCGGGCGCGCCTCGACAGCCCCTCGTTCCACCTGGTGCAGGCGCTAGCCACCTTGGTCACTCCCGATGGCGACCCCGCAATTGATGGTTTCGCCGACGCCGCCCGACCCGCCTCGGCCGCCGAGCGCGACATGCTCGACGCGGCGGCGGCGCGCATGCAAGAGTCCACGGCCAAGCACCTGCTCTCGGCCGACCGGTGGGCCCATGATCTGCCCTGGCGCGCTTCCCTGGAGAGGTTCCTGTTCGCGCCGACCGTGAACATCGAAGGGCTGGTGGGCGGGTATACGGGGCCGGGGGGCAAGACCGTCCTCCCGCACCGCGCCGTGGCCAAGCTCGATCTTCGCCTGGTGCCGGACATGACGTACGAAGGCGCGCTGTCCGCCCTCAAGGGCCACCTCCGGAAGCGTGGCTTCGGGGACATCGAGGTGAACGCAAGCGGCGGTTACGACCCCACCGGCACGCGCGCGGACGCAATGCTAATTCGGGCGGAGCTCTCGGTCTACCGGCGGGCGGGGCTGGACCCGATCCTATGGCCGCGCAACGCGGGTTCCTTTCCCGGGTATGTCTTCACGGGGGAGCCGCTCAAGCTGCCCGCGGCCCATTTCGGTCTCGGCCACGGTAGCGGTGCCCACGCCCCCG
The nucleotide sequence above comes from Vicinamibacteria bacterium. Encoded proteins:
- a CDS encoding M20/M25/M40 family metallo-hydrolase; this encodes MPPLSRREFLGSTAASVAALSLPGFALSDDRLGGIEAEIQKRHEEGVQRLQEWVRQPSIAAESRGMAEGCELMMRLAREAGFQAVTRMSTDGQPGVFATLDAGAARTVGLYFMYDVKQVDPSEWSSPPWAAALVDKPGFGKVLMGRGAVNQKGPQAAFLAALHAIRGAGKKLPVNLVLVAEGEEEIGSPHFSQVVRRPEVSAALARCAGVFMPSAAQDPDGTVTVSLGAKGVVELELVASGEKWGRGPKKDVHSSNRARLDSPSFHLVQALATLVTPDGDPAIDGFADAARPASAAERDMLDAAAARMQESTAKHLLSADRWAHDLPWRASLERFLFAPTVNIEGLVGGYTGPGGKTVLPHRAVAKLDLRLVPDMTYEGALSALKGHLRKRGFGDIEVNASGGYDPTGTRADAMLIRAELSVYRRAGLDPILWPRNAGSFPGYVFTGEPLKLPAAHFGLGHGSGAHAPDEYFVIESSNPKVTGWDGAVRSFVDYLQELAVTN